The stretch of DNA TCTTCTTCGCGTGCATTCTTTGCCGGCTCATACAACTTTGTTCCTTTTATTTTTTCCGGAAGAAATTCATGATTGGCAAAATTGCCATCGTATTGATGTGCATACTGATAATCTTTGCCATAATTCAAGTTTTTCATGAGCTTGGTGGGTGCATTTCTAATTGAAAGCGGAACCGACAAATCGCCTGTATCGCGCACTAGTTTTTGTGCAGCGCGAATAGCAGTATAAGCACTATTACTTTTGGGTGAAGTTGCCAAATAAATTACGGTTTGCGAAAGAATTAAATCGCATTCCGGATACCCAATCATTTCCACTGCTTGAAAACACGATGTGGCTAGCAACAGCGCATTTGGATTAGCATTTCCGATATCTTCGCTAGCAAGTATCAACATGCGCCTGGCTATAAAGCGTGGCTCCTCCCCTCCTTCCAACATACGTGCTAAGTAATAAAGTGCAGCATTGGGATCGCTGCCTCTAATGCTCTTTATGAATGCTGAAATAATATCGTAATGCTGCTCTCCACTTTTATCGTACAGTGCCATTTTTTGCTGAATAATACTTTCAACCAAGGCATTAGTAATTTCGCCTGAGTGCATTGTGCTTAATGATGCAGCTACCAATTCCAATACATTCAACAACTTCCGTGCATCGCCACCACTGTATTTCAGCAATGCCTCGGTTTCTTTCAATATTAAATTTTGCT from Chitinophagales bacterium encodes:
- a CDS encoding replication-associated recombination protein A; translation: MSFSIPLPERMRPNNFDAFVGQQHLLGEGKVLRQLIQSGNIPSIIFWGPPGVGKTSLARFIAAQVQLPFFQLSAIESGVKEVRAVIERAQAEGKALLFIDEIHRFNKAQQDALLGAVEKGTITLIGATTENPSFEVISALLSRCQVYVLQPLEREALETLLQMAISNDDVLKQQNLILKETEALLKYSGGDARKLLNVLELVAASLSTMHSGEITNALVESIIQQKMALYDKSGEQHYDIISAFIKSIRGSDPNAALYYLARMLEGGEEPRFIARRMLILASEDIGNANPNALLLATSCFQAVEMIGYPECDLILSQTVIYLATSPKSNSAYTAIRAAQKLVRDTGDLSVPLSIRNAPTKLMKNLNYGKDYQYAHQYDGNFANHEFLPEKIKGTKLYEPAKNAREEEMRKQLRAWWKEKYGY